GGCCGCTGCTTCGCGGCCTTCATGGGCCGCGAAGGCCGCGACGCCAAGCGCCTGGCCGCCATGACCCGCGACGAACTCGCGCGGCTGAAAAAGCTGCCGCGCGGCGACGGCCTCACGGCCGAAGACCTGCCGCAGTCGCCCGCCGAGGTGCAAGCCCTGCTCGACGAGGTGCGCCGCCGCGGCGTGGCGCGCGTGGTGCACAGCCTGCTGCCCGGGGTGGGCGGCTTCTGCGCGCCGGTGTTCGACGCCCAGGGCCGGCTCGCGCTGGGCATGGTGGTGCTGGGCTGGGTGGCCACGCTCGACACCGCCTGGGACGGCGCGCCCGCGACCGCCCTGCTCAGAACCACCCGTCGGCTCAGCGCCGATCTCGGGCACCCGGGCAGCGGCCCGCGGTCCCACGCCACATGAGCCCCATGCGATCCGCCCGCCTGTTCCTCGCCGGCCTGGCCAGCGCGCTGCTGGCCAGCGCCGTGCTCGCCGCCCCCCCACAAGCGCCGCGCAGCAACCCGCCGCCCAGCACCCAGTTGCAGTACGACGTGCTCGGCCGCGCCAGCGGCTTCGACTACAGCGCCAAGGGCGTGCTCGACTGGCGCCTGAGCCCCCAGGGCTACGAAGCGCGCATGGAAATCAGCATGCCCCTGCTGGGCAGCCGCGTGCAGACCAGCAAGGGCAGCACCGGCCCCGAAGGCCTGCGGCCCGAACGCTTCGCCGACCAGCGCAAGAACAAGGAAAAGGCCGCGCAGTTCGAGCGCGAGGCGCAGCGCATCCGCTTCAGCAACAACGCGCCCGAGGCCGAGCTCATGCCTGGCGCCCAGGACCGCCTGAGCCTGTTCATGCAGCTTGCGGGCCTTATGCGCGCGCAGCCGCGCCAGGAAGGCGAGGTCATCGGCTTCCAGGTCGCCGGCACGGGCGACGCCGAGCCCTGGCGCTTCGAGGTCGGCCCGCTCGAAACCCTGGCGCTGCCGGCCGGCAACATCGAGGCCCGGCGCCTGCTGCGCGCGCCGCGCAAAGACCGGGACACCAAGGTCGAGGTCTGGCTCGCGCCGTCCCTGGGCCACCTGCCCGTGCGCTTGCGCGTCACCCAGCCCGATGGCGACATGGCCGACCAGAGGCTGGCGCGGCGGCCCTGAAGGCGAGGCCCTTGAAATAAGTCCCCATGGGGACCACATGCATCACGAAGCGGCTGCAACAACGGCTCCATTTGCCGATATAACGGCACACAGCGGCTTCTCGTGAAAGGAACAACACCCCATGAACATGCTCTACGACTCGGATGCTTTTGCGGTGGTCCACATCCAGGCCGACGCGCCCGCCAAGGGCGAGGTGGCCGTGGCCGACGGCCCGCAGATCCCGCGCCACGGTTTCGAGATCGTGGACAAGCGCTCGGGCAAGGAGGTCTACCTCGACGGGTCGTGGGCCGAACTGTTCCAGCAGCAGATCACCGAATGGCAGCGCAACAGCCCCTCGCAGGAAGAGGTGGAAACCACGCTCGAAGGCTACGCCTCCCTCGCGCAGAACCCTGTG
This is a stretch of genomic DNA from Hydrogenophaga crocea. It encodes these proteins:
- a CDS encoding DUF3108 domain-containing protein; the protein is MRSARLFLAGLASALLASAVLAAPPQAPRSNPPPSTQLQYDVLGRASGFDYSAKGVLDWRLSPQGYEARMEISMPLLGSRVQTSKGSTGPEGLRPERFADQRKNKEKAAQFEREAQRIRFSNNAPEAELMPGAQDRLSLFMQLAGLMRAQPRQEGEVIGFQVAGTGDAEPWRFEVGPLETLALPAGNIEARRLLRAPRKDRDTKVEVWLAPSLGHLPVRLRVTQPDGDMADQRLARRP
- a CDS encoding DUF3567 domain-containing protein; the encoded protein is MNMLYDSDAFAVVHIQADAPAKGEVAVADGPQIPRHGFEIVDKRSGKEVYLDGSWAELFQQQITEWQRNSPSQEEVETTLEGYASLAQNPVVMH